A region from the Gavia stellata isolate bGavSte3 chromosome 2, bGavSte3.hap2, whole genome shotgun sequence genome encodes:
- the DNAJC27 gene encoding dnaJ homolog subfamily C member 27: MEANPPKRKETRKSLRIKVISMGNAEVGKSCIIKRYCEKRFVPKYLATIGIDYGVTKVQIRDREIKVNIFDMAGHPFFYEVRNEFYKDTQGVILVYDVGQKESFDALDAWLAEMKQELGPHGNMENIVFVVCANKIDCTKHRSVDESEGRLWAESRGFLYFETSAQTGEGINEMFQTFYSAIIDLCDNGGKRPPSSMGVGFTKEQADAIRRIRNSKDSWDILGVKPGATRDEVNKAYRKLAVLLHPDKCVAPGSEDAFKAVVNARTALLKNIK, from the exons aTGGAGGCGAATCCGCCGAAGCGGAAGGAGACGCGCAAGTCGCTGCGGATTAAAGTCATCTCCATGGGCAACGCGGAGGTGGGCAAG agcTGCATTATAAAGCGTTACTGTGAGAAGAGGTTCGTTCCCAAATACCTGGCGACTATTGGTATTGACTACGGTGTCACAAA AGTGCAGATCAGAGACCGAGAGATCAAGGTGAACATCTTTGACATGGCGGGGCACCCGTTCTTCTATGAG GTGAGGAACGAGTTTTACAAGGACACGCAGGGGGTCATCCTGGTCTACGACGTCGGACAAAAGGAGTCTTTCGACGCACTGGACGCATGGCTGGCCGAGATGAAGCAGGAGCTGGGTCCCCATGGGAACATGGAGAACATTGTCTTCGTGGTCTGTGCGAACAAG ATCGACTGCACCAAGCACCGCAGCGTGGATGAAAGCGAGGGGCGGCTCTGGGCAGAGAGCCGGGGCTTTCTTTACTTTGAGACGTCAGCACAAACAGGAGAGGGAATCAACGAGATGTTTCAG ACTTTTTACTCTGCCATCATCGACCTGTGTGACAACGGCGGAAAGCGTCCCCCGTCCAGCATGGGGGTCGGCTTCACCAAAGAGCAGGCAGATGCCATTCGCAGGATCCGCAACAGCAAGGACAGCTGGGACATACTGGGGGTCAAACCTGGAGCCACAAG GGACGAAGTGAACAAAGCTTATCGgaagctggctgtgctgctccaCCCTGATAAGTGTGTGGCTCCTGGCAGTGAGGACGCCTTCAAAGCAGTGGTGAACGCCCGGACCGCACTTCTCAAAAACATCAAGTAG